From the genome of Nocardia sp. NBC_01503, one region includes:
- a CDS encoding NAD-dependent epimerase/dehydratase family protein, whose amino-acid sequence MRVLLTGAAGFIGSHIHTALTEAGHEVIAVDLMLPAAHGFGATPPPGVQRLDVRDPDALDARLHGIDAVCHQAAVVGAGVSAQDAPAYAAHNDLGTAVLLAAMDRAHCRHLVLASSMVVYGEGRYRDTPADFIPGPRSRTDLDSGIFDHRAPSGEPLDWTPIDESAALHPRSLYAASKVAQEHYALAWASATASTVTALRYHNVYGDDMPRDTPYSGVAAIFRSALEAGESPRVFEDGRQARDFVHVRDIAAANVAALTRPLAPFTPLNIASGHPITIGEVAAVLATAADGKPPVVTGEYRSGDVRHIVASPEKAHRTLGFTAAITPQAGLTDFAHAPLRAAAGVGAPTWR is encoded by the coding sequence ATGCGGGTATTGCTCACCGGCGCGGCCGGATTCATCGGCTCGCACATTCACACCGCGCTCACCGAGGCCGGGCACGAGGTGATCGCCGTCGATCTCATGCTGCCCGCCGCACACGGTTTCGGCGCCACCCCGCCACCCGGCGTACAGCGGCTCGACGTGCGTGATCCCGACGCCCTCGACGCGCGGCTGCACGGTATCGACGCCGTCTGTCATCAGGCCGCGGTCGTCGGCGCGGGGGTCAGCGCCCAGGACGCCCCCGCCTACGCCGCCCACAATGACCTCGGCACCGCGGTGCTGCTGGCCGCCATGGATCGCGCGCACTGCCGGCACCTGGTGCTCGCCTCCTCCATGGTGGTCTACGGCGAGGGTCGATACCGCGACACCCCAGCCGATTTCATCCCCGGCCCGCGCTCGCGCACCGATCTGGACAGCGGCATATTCGACCACCGTGCCCCCTCGGGTGAACCGCTCGACTGGACCCCCATCGACGAATCCGCCGCCCTGCACCCGCGCAGCCTCTACGCGGCGAGCAAAGTGGCGCAGGAGCATTACGCCCTGGCCTGGGCGAGCGCGACCGCCTCCACCGTGACGGCGCTGCGCTACCACAATGTCTACGGCGACGATATGCCCAGGGATACACCGTATTCCGGCGTAGCCGCCATCTTCCGCTCAGCGCTCGAGGCGGGCGAATCCCCACGCGTCTTCGAAGACGGCCGCCAGGCCAGGGATTTCGTCCACGTCCGCGATATAGCCGCCGCCAACGTAGCCGCCCTCACCCGACCCCTCGCCCCCTTCACGCCACTGAACATCGCCTCCGGCCACCCCATCACCATCGGTGAGGTAGCCGCCGTCCTCGCCACCGCCGCGGATGGCAAACCTCCGGTGGTGACCGGCGAATACCGCTCCGGCGATGTCCGGCATATCGTCGCCAGCCCCGAAAAAGCCCACCGCACCCTGGGTTTCACCGCCGCCATCACACCTCAGGCAGGCTTGACCGACTTCGCCCATGCCCCGTTGCGCGCGGCCGCGGGTGTCGGTGCCCCCACATGGCGGTGA